From Bacteroides sp.:
CCCGGGAAGTGAAGGTGGGCGACACCATCACGCACGTCAAGAGATCCATCCCCGAAGCCATCAAAGGCTTTGAAAACGTTAAGCCCATGGTATTTGCAGGCATATACCCTGTGGAGACCGATGACTTTGAGGAATTGCGCACAGCCATGGAGAAGCTGCAGCTGAACGATGCCTCGCTGACCTTTGAACCCGAATCGTCAGCAGCGCTGGGCTTCGGATTCCGTTGCGGGTTCCTGGGGATGCTTCATATGGAAATCGTCCAGGAACGCCTGGAGAGGGAGTTCGACATGACGGTGATCAATACGGTTCCCAACGTGTCTTACCACGCTTATACCACCAAGGGAAACATGATCGTGGTCAACAACCCTTCAGACCTGCCCTCGAGCAATATCCTCGATTACATTGAAGAACCCTATATCATCGCCCAGATCATTACCAAGTCTGAATACATCGGCCCGGTGATGTCGCTGTGCCTTGACAAGCGGGGCATTGTAAAAAACCAGGTTTACCTGACTACCGACCGGGTGGAGATGACCTTTGAGATGCCACTGGCAGAGATCGTCTTTGACTTTTACGACCGGCTGAAGACCATTTCACGCGGGTATGCTTCCTTCGATTACCATCCCAGCGGTTACAAGAACTCCGACCTGGTGAAGCTCGATATCCTGCTTAACGGAGACCAGGTGGATGCCTTGTCTGCCCTGATCCACCGCGAAAACTCCTATGATTTTGGCAAGCGCATCTGTGAAAAGCTAAGACAGCTGATCCCCCGTCAGCAGTTTGATATTGCCATACAGGCCGGTATCGGCTCAAAAATCATTGCCAGGGAAACCGTTAAGGCCCTGCGGAAGGACGTTACGGCCAAATGTTACGGAGGCGACATCACACGCAAGCGAAAACTGCTGGAGAAGCAAAAGAAAGGGAAAAAGCGTATGCGCCAGATCGGCAATGTGGAAGTACCCCAGCAGGCCTTTATGGCAGTCCTGAAGCTCGACGACTAATCACCAGATTCATTTCCCGCGTTTCCTTTTTGACCGGCACCGGCTACCACGATGCAAATCTCCCCTTTTACCGTACCCTTTTCAAAATAGGCGGCCAGTTCCTGTAGGGTTCCGCGAACATTCTCCTCGTGCATCTTGCTCAACTCGCGCGAGACACTGGCCTGCCGTTCAGCGCCAAAGACTTCGGATAAAGCCTTCAGGGTTTTAACCAGGCGGTGGGGCGATTCATAAAACACCATCGTTCGGGCTTCGCTGGCAAGAGAAGCCAAGCGGGTTGCGCGTCCTTTTTTCTGGGGGAGGAAGCCTTCAAAGCAAAAGCGATCGTTGGGGAGCCCGGAATTAACCAGTGCTGGCACAAAGGCCGTTGCTCCAGGCAGGCACTCCACCTCAATCCCTTCACGGATGCATTCCCTGACCAACAGAAATCCGGGATCCGAGATGGCGGGCGTCCCTGCATCGGTCACCAGCCCAAGTTTCATGCCTGATTTAAGTTTCCCGATAAGGGATGTCAGCGTTTTATGCTCATTAAACTGGTGGTGCGCCATCATGGGCACCTTCAGCTGAAAGTGCTGCAAAAGATTGCCGGTCGTGCGGGTATCCTCGGCCAAAAGCAGGTCAACTTCACCCAGGATCCGGAGGGCACGCAGGGTGATATCTTCCAGGTTGCCAATGGGCGTGGGTATGACAAACAACTTTGACATGAGCTAGTTTAAGGAACCGGTTTAGCGATCCATATATCTGCGCTGCACAAAATTGGCCAGCTTTTCTATGGTTTGTGCCGAGCGCTTTTCATCCCAGCCCAGCAAGTCATTTAACTCATTCAGGTAACCGAAGGCCTCCTGCATGTCTTTAAATTCATTGAGGCGGGCAACGGACTCATTGTATACCTGGATATTCCCGCCAAAGAGTTCGTTAATGAAGAGGAACTTTTCATTGACCCCAATGGCATCCTTTAAATTGGAGATGGGTGTCATCTGAAGGCGTGTTCCAATGCTGCGGTCTTCCTTCTGGGCAATAATCCGCTTGTGCAGGGAATTGTCCTCTTTTTCCAGACTTTCCCCCACATTACGTGAGGCGGCCCCGGTCGAGAACAAATCCAGCACAGAGTGCGGACCATTCATCCGGGGGGGATGTGGTTTTTGAACACTTTCCTTTCCTGGTTTGGCAACAGGTTTGGGAGCAATTTCCTTAACAGGCGCTGATTCGGCTTCTTTTTCAGGTTCAGGTTCAGGCTCTGGTTCCTCAACAGGCTCAGGTTGCAGGTTTTCTTCTATAACAGGTATTTCTTCATGTACCGGAGTTTGACTTTCTGGTTCAGCGGGCATCTCCTCTTCCGGTTCTTCATTTGGCGTTTGCTCTGCCTTTTCCTGATTTTCAGTCTCAGGCGTCTCCGCTGTCTCTGCGAAGGTTTGATTTTCAGTTTCTTTTTTCGCCTGAACTTCTTCTGTTGGGAACTCGGGGGTCTCAGCCCTTAGGCCGGAAAGGTTTGCATGCCTGCGCAACAGGTCAAATTGCCGGTACAGGGAACGCAGATCCTCCATGACCAGGTCTATTTCCAAATCAGCATTGCCCTGGTCCTGCTGGTTAATGGAATGAGCACGTTCGACAATTTCTTCCAGTAAATGAATGATCCGGTCTTTAATTTCTTGATGCATGGGAAAAAACAGAAAAGGTTCTACAAAAAACTTAAGTAAAAATCAACGCGGGATGATCTAAAGTTTATGTTTATTTTTGTGGCTGCCGGGCCAAAAAATCCGCATAAAGGTAACAAAGAAAAAAGAAAAACGCTGAATGTTTCTTGAAAATGAAATAGATCGTACACGACGCCGGGGCTGGATTGAAGTAATCTGCGGGAGCATGTTCTCGGGCAAAACCGAGGAACTGATCCGGCGCCTGAAGCGGGCCAAATTTGCCCGCCTGAAGGTGGAGATCTTCAAACCCGCCATCGACACCCGGTATGATGAGGAAAAGGTCGTTTCACACGATTCGCGTGAGATCCTTTCAACGCCTGTCCCCTCTTCGGCCAATATTATTTTGCTTGCCAATGATGTGGACGTAGTGGGCATTGATGAGGCACAGTTTTTCGATGCTGAGCTCCCCAACGTTTGCAACCAACTGGCCAACTCAGGCATCAGGGTAATTGTGGCTGGCCTCGACATGGACTTTAAGGGCAACCCCTTTGGCCCTATGCCTGCTTTGCTTGCCATGGCCGAATACATCACCAAGGTACATGCCATTTGCGTGGAATGCGGTGCCCTGGCCCAGTATTCACACCGAACCATTGTCAGCGATAAGCTCGTCGTGCTGGGAGAAACAGAAGCTTACGAACCGCTTTGCAGGGCTTGTTTTATTAAGAAAAGTAATAAGTAAGAAGTAAAAAGCAAGAAGCAGGAAGTAAGCCCTAAACCGAAAGTTTATTGCCTCAGCAATCAGAATGTCAGACAACTACGACAACTAGACAACTACGACAACTCTTCTTTTAACCTTTTCTTTATGGCTTCCGTTTCCTTTTCATATCCCGGCTTTTCCAGCAGGGCAAACATGTTCTTCTTATAAGCCTCTACCCCTGGCTGATCAAAGGGGTTCACCTCCAGGATATAGCCACTGATGGCACAGGCCATCTCAAAGAAGTAGATCAGGCTGCCCAGGTTCAGGGCGTCCAGTCGCGCAAGGGTGATCTCAAGGTTTGGGACGTCCCCGTCGACGTGGGCCATCATCGTACCCAGGCTGGCCATGCGATTAACCTCACCCAGGCGTTTGCCGGCCAGGAAATTCAAGCCATCCAAATCCTGGGGGTCTGCCGGAATCTCCAGTGTTCTTGCGGGACTTTCAATGGTTAGTACCGTTTCAAAAAGGTTGCGTAAGCCATCCTGGATGTACTGCCCCATAGAATGCAGGTCGGTGGTGAAGTTCACCCCAGCCGGGAAAATGCCTTTCTGCTCCTTGCCTTCACTCTCGCCGTAAAGCTGTTTCCACCATTCCACCAGGTAGTTGAGCGAAGGGGTATAGCCAGCCAGGATCTCGGTGGTTTTTCCCTTGCGGTAAAGGATATTCCGGGCTACTGCATAAAGTGCTGCAGGGTTTTCGGTGATCTTGTCCTTCTCTTTCAACAATTTCTGCATCTCACGGGCCCCATCCACCAGTTGCCTGATATCAATGCCTGCCACTGCAATGGGCAGCAAGCCCACGGGGGTTAGCACCGAGAAACGGCCTCCCACGTCGTCAGGGATCACATAGGTGGCATAGCTCTTTTCGGTGGCCAGTTTTTTCAGGGCGCCCCTATCCGCATCCGTAACGGCAAAGATCCTTTCCCCAGCCTGCGCCTCGCCATATTTTTGCTCCAGATGGGCCTTCAGCAGGCGAAAAGCCACGGCAGGCTCCGTTGTGGTGCCCGACTTGCTTATTACAATCACTGAATAGTCTTTCTCGTCAAGCAATTCGAGCAGTTGCGCCATATAATCCTCATCCAGCTGATGCCCGGCATAAAGCATCAGGGGCGACTTGCGCGCCTCCTTGTCCTGCAAACCCCTGAAAGGATTACTCAGGGCGTCGATCACCGCCCGGGCCCCAAGATAAGAGCCGCCGATGCCACACACCACCACCACTTCTGATTGCTGTTGCATTTTACGGGCATCCTTTTCAATCTTGTCCAGGAGCTCCGCATCGATGTTTGAGGGAAGCTCAACCCACCCCAGGAAATCATGACCCCGGCCGGTTTTCTTATAGATATTTGACCGGTGAAGGGCCACTTCAGACTCGAAAAGAGCTATTTCATTGTCACTGATGTAATCCCGGGCATTGCCCAGGCTAATTTTGATCTCGCTCATCCTTATATTTTTTGCTCAATTTATTAAAATTTTTCCGAAAGCGCATAAAAAAACGCGGCAACCCACTCTTTCATCGGCAACCGCGCTTTATTATGATTGGTTTTTTAGTCCAGCTTCCTTGCTACTTCAATGGTTTCGAAGGCTTCGATGATATCCCCGACTTTCAGGTCATTAAACCGCTCGATATTCAATCCGCATTCATATCCTGAAGAAACCTCCTTCACATCGTCCTTGAAGCGCTTGAGTGAGCCCAGGGTGCCGGTATAAACCACGATCCCGTCGCGAATCAAGCGGATGCTGGAGTGGCGCTGAATCTTTCCGTCGAGCACCATACATCCGGCAACGGTACCCACCTTGGTGATCTTGAAGACATCTCTGACCTCCAGGTTGGCGGTGATCTTTTCTTCAATTTCGGGCGAAAGCATCCCCTCAATGGCCGACTTGATCTCATTGATGGCGTTATAAATAACACTGTAGAGCCTGATATCAATCTCTTCCTGTTCAGCAAGTTTTCGGGCTGCCGCAGAGGGGCGAACCTGGAAGCCGATAATCACGGCATTGGATGCTGAGGCCAGCAACACGTCGCCTTCGGTGATACCCCCAACGGCCTTGTGAATGATATTGACCTGGACTTCTTCTGTGGTGAGCTTAAGCAGCGAGTCTGCAAGGGCTTCCACCGAACCATCCACGTCACCTTTCACGATGATATTCAATTCCTTAAAGTCGCCAATGGCAATACGCCGTCCGATCTCATCCAGGGTGATATGCTTCTGGGTACGTAATCCTTGTTCGCGGAAGATCTGCTGACGCTTATTGGTAACCGAGCGGGCTTCGCTTTCCGATTCCATCACGTTAAACGTGTCACCAGCCTGGGGCGCACCATCGAGACCCAGGATCAGCACAGGAGAGGCAGGGCCTGCTTCCTTGATACGCTGTCCGCGCTCGTTGAACATGGCCTTCACTTTGCCGTGATGCACACCTGCCACCACAATATCGCCGACTTTCATCGAGCCATTCTGTATCAATAAGGTCGTTACATACCCCCGCCCCTTGTCAAGCGAAGATTCGATCACGGTTCCTGATGCACGGCGAGAAGGATTTGCTTTCAGTTCAAGCAACTCAGCCTCCAACAGTACTTTTTCCAGGAGTTGCTCCACATTGGTGCCGGCTTTCGCCGAGATCTCCTGGCTCTGGTATTTTCCACCCCAATCTTCCACAAGGACATTAAGCTTTGCCAGCTCTTCCTTCACCCTTTCAGGGTTAGCAGAAGGCTTGTCAATCTTGTTGATGGCGATGACAATAGGGACATTGGCTGCCTGGGCATGGTTAATGGCTTCCACGGTCTGAGGCATCACGTTATCGTCAGCAGCCACCACAATGATGGCTACGTCGGTGACCCTGGCACCACGTGCACGCATGGCCGTAAAGGCTTCGTGACCCGGGGTGTCGAGGAAGGTGATGGTCTTACCTGAATCCAGTAATACAGAGTAAGCCCCGATGTGCTGTGTGATCCCGCCGGCCTCTCCGCCAATAACGTTGGTATGCCTGATGCGGTCAAGCAATGAGGTCTTCCCATGGTTAACGTGACCCATCACCGTAACAATGGGTGCGCGTGGCACCAGGTCCTCTTCCCTGTCTTCCTCTTCTTCTATATCTTTTTGCTCATCGAGGCCAACAAATTCAACATCAAAACCAAATTCACTGGCTACAATGGTAATGGTCTCGGCATCGAGTCGCTGGTTGATCGAAACAAATAGGCCGAGGTTCATGCAAGTGGCAATGACTTCGTTGACATTGACCTTCATGAGGTTGGCCAACTCGCTGGCGGGGATGAATTCTGTAACCCTCAGTACGGATTCTTCTGAAGTTTCCCGTTCCAGTTCCTTCTCGCGTTTCTTTTCCAGGATATCGCGCTTGATGCGGCGGTGCTTGGAGGCTTTTGATTTGCCACCGCCCCCGCTTAATGCTGCAAGGGTTTCGCGCACCTGACGCTGGATTTCCTCTTCCGACACCTCGGGTTTTATATGGTCGCGGCGTGGAGATTTGCGCGCCTTCCCGGCATCCGTGCGTACACCCTTGTCGCTGTGGGTTGCACTGACATCCACCTCTCCGCCTTTTTCCTTTTTGCTGATGCGCTTACGTTTGCGGCGCTTCGACTTGTTGGCATCCGAAGATGAGGCCACCAATTTTTTGCCCGCTTCCTTCTCCTTGGGCAACTCCATGGTCCCTAAGATTGTGGGGCCACTCAGCTTGGCGCGCTCTATCTTAAAAAACTCTTTCTTCTCTTCTTCGGGTTTCGCGGCTTCTGGCTTCTGTTCTTCCTTTTCAGTCGCTTCAGCCTCTTTGGCCTTTTCTTCCTCAGGGGCCTTAGGCGCTTCGGGCGCCTTTTCTTCAGGGGTTTCTGTTTTTTGCTCTTTTGGCTTCTTCTGAGCTTTGGTTTCTTCAAGATCCAGCTTGCCGATCACCTTCAGGCCGCCTTTTTCTTTTTTATCTTCTTTTGCAGGAACTTCTTCGGCTGCTTCGGCCTCGGGCGCTTTTGTTTCCTCAGGGGCTGCTTCCCCGGGCGCAGCGCGTTCCTCTTTTGCCGGTTCCGGCTTTTCTGCGGGAACTTCCTTCTCTTCCTTCTCCTCGATCTTACCGACCACCTTGGGGCCGCTGAGCTTCACCTCTTCCTTTACAGAAGGAGGCGTTGCCGCTGGCTTGCTGTCCTTGATGAAAAGATCCTTGTCTTCGGCTTCTTCCTTACCTTTACCTTCTTTCTCTTCTTCACGGGTACCTTTGGGCTGTTCCAGCGAGATGGTCTTGCGCTCAACGTGCTCCAATCCCTTGCCAAGGGTAGCTTCCTTTAGCTTCTTCTCTTGCTGAAACTCCTTAAATAACAATTGATAGGCATCCTCCGAGAGCTTGGTGTTGGGGTTGTTCTCGATGGAAATACCTTTCTTGCCCAGAAATTCAACAATGGTCGTAGTACCTATGTTAAATTCCCTGGCAACTTTACTTAAACGTTTTAATGCAGTACCTTCAGTCATATTCAGGTTTAGGTTTTCAAAAAATTCGGAGCCGGCGAAAAATCTTGCAAAATTAAGGGTTTTATTCGAATTCTGCTTTCAGTATACGCATGACCTCCTGGATGGTCTCCTCTTCCAGGTCAGTACGCTTCACCAGGTCTTCCACGCTCAGATTGAGCACACTCTTGGCGGTATCGCAGCCAATATTCTTAAATTCATCAATGACCCACTGTTCGATCTCGTCATTGAATTCCATCAGGTCAACATCCTCGGTTTCAACATCCGTATCGCGGTACACATCGATCTCATAACCCGTAAGCAATCCGGCCAGCTTAATGTTGAAGCCACCTTTCCCGATAGCCAGCGATACCTGATCGGGCTTGAGGAAAACCTCTGCCCGCTTGTTCTTGTCATCGAGGGTGATCGAATTGATCTTGGCGGGGCTCAGGGCACGGGTAATGTACAGGTTGGGGTTATTGGTGAAGTTGATCACGTCAATGTTCTCGTTGCGCAATTCGCGAACGATGCCATGTATTCTTGAACCTTTCATCCCCACACAGGCGCCTACAGGGTCGATGCGGTCGTCGTATGATTCCACGGCCACTTTGGCCCTTTCACCGGGCACACGGACGATCTTCTTAATGGTAATCAGGCCATCATACACTTCCGGTACTTCCTGCTCAAACAGACGCTCGAGGAAAACCGGGGAGG
This genomic window contains:
- the lepA gene encoding translation elongation factor 4, whose product is MKNIRNFCIIAHIDHGKSTLADRLLQTTNTISDRDFKDQLLDNMDLERERGITIKSHAIQMDYVQDGQEYKLNLIDTPGHVDFSYEVSRSIAACEGALLIVDASQGIEAQTISNLYLALDHDLVIIPVLNKMDLPGAMPEEVADQIVDLTGCDYDDIIPASGKTGFGVDSILEAIVHRIPAPKGDPEAPLQALIFDSVYNPFRGVIAYFRVFNGQIRTGDHVKFMNTRRQYNADEVGVLKLLQLPKPVISAGDVGYIISGIKDAREVKVGDTITHVKRSIPEAIKGFENVKPMVFAGIYPVETDDFEELRTAMEKLQLNDASLTFEPESSAALGFGFRCGFLGMLHMEIVQERLEREFDMTVINTVPNVSYHAYTTKGNMIVVNNPSDLPSSNILDYIEEPYIIAQIITKSEYIGPVMSLCLDKRGIVKNQVYLTTDRVEMTFEMPLAEIVFDFYDRLKTISRGYASFDYHPSGYKNSDLVKLDILLNGDQVDALSALIHRENSYDFGKRICEKLRQLIPRQQFDIAIQAGIGSKIIARETVKALRKDVTAKCYGGDITRKRKLLEKQKKGKKRMRQIGNVEVPQQAFMAVLKLDD
- a CDS encoding thymidine kinase, with the protein product MFLENEIDRTRRRGWIEVICGSMFSGKTEELIRRLKRAKFARLKVEIFKPAIDTRYDEEKVVSHDSREILSTPVPSSANIILLANDVDVVGIDEAQFFDAELPNVCNQLANSGIRVIVAGLDMDFKGNPFGPMPALLAMAEYITKVHAICVECGALAQYSHRTIVSDKLVVLGETEAYEPLCRACFIKKSNK
- a CDS encoding glucose-6-phosphate isomerase, whose translation is MSEIKISLGNARDYISDNEIALFESEVALHRSNIYKKTGRGHDFLGWVELPSNIDAELLDKIEKDARKMQQQSEVVVVCGIGGSYLGARAVIDALSNPFRGLQDKEARKSPLMLYAGHQLDEDYMAQLLELLDEKDYSVIVISKSGTTTEPAVAFRLLKAHLEQKYGEAQAGERIFAVTDADRGALKKLATEKSYATYVIPDDVGGRFSVLTPVGLLPIAVAGIDIRQLVDGAREMQKLLKEKDKITENPAALYAVARNILYRKGKTTEILAGYTPSLNYLVEWWKQLYGESEGKEQKGIFPAGVNFTTDLHSMGQYIQDGLRNLFETVLTIESPARTLEIPADPQDLDGLNFLAGKRLGEVNRMASLGTMMAHVDGDVPNLEITLARLDALNLGSLIYFFEMACAISGYILEVNPFDQPGVEAYKKNMFALLEKPGYEKETEAIKKRLKEELS
- the infB gene encoding translation initiation factor IF-2, producing the protein MTEGTALKRLSKVAREFNIGTTTIVEFLGKKGISIENNPNTKLSEDAYQLLFKEFQQEKKLKEATLGKGLEHVERKTISLEQPKGTREEEKEGKGKEEAEDKDLFIKDSKPAATPPSVKEEVKLSGPKVVGKIEEKEEKEVPAEKPEPAKEERAAPGEAAPEETKAPEAEAAEEVPAKEDKKEKGGLKVIGKLDLEETKAQKKPKEQKTETPEEKAPEAPKAPEEEKAKEAEATEKEEQKPEAAKPEEEKKEFFKIERAKLSGPTILGTMELPKEKEAGKKLVASSSDANKSKRRKRKRISKKEKGGEVDVSATHSDKGVRTDAGKARKSPRRDHIKPEVSEEEIQRQVRETLAALSGGGGKSKASKHRRIKRDILEKKREKELERETSEESVLRVTEFIPASELANLMKVNVNEVIATCMNLGLFVSINQRLDAETITIVASEFGFDVEFVGLDEQKDIEEEEDREEDLVPRAPIVTVMGHVNHGKTSLLDRIRHTNVIGGEAGGITQHIGAYSVLLDSGKTITFLDTPGHEAFTAMRARGARVTDVAIIVVAADDNVMPQTVEAINHAQAANVPIVIAINKIDKPSANPERVKEELAKLNVLVEDWGGKYQSQEISAKAGTNVEQLLEKVLLEAELLELKANPSRRASGTVIESSLDKGRGYVTTLLIQNGSMKVGDIVVAGVHHGKVKAMFNERGQRIKEAGPASPVLILGLDGAPQAGDTFNVMESESEARSVTNKRQQIFREQGLRTQKHITLDEIGRRIAIGDFKELNIIVKGDVDGSVEALADSLLKLTTEEVQVNIIHKAVGGITEGDVLLASASNAVIIGFQVRPSAAARKLAEQEEIDIRLYSVIYNAINEIKSAIEGMLSPEIEEKITANLEVRDVFKITKVGTVAGCMVLDGKIQRHSSIRLIRDGIVVYTGTLGSLKRFKDDVKEVSSGYECGLNIERFNDLKVGDIIEAFETIEVARKLD
- the rsmI gene encoding 16S rRNA (cytidine(1402)-2'-O)-methyltransferase, which encodes MSKLFVIPTPIGNLEDITLRALRILGEVDLLLAEDTRTTGNLLQHFQLKVPMMAHHQFNEHKTLTSLIGKLKSGMKLGLVTDAGTPAISDPGFLLVRECIREGIEVECLPGATAFVPALVNSGLPNDRFCFEGFLPQKKGRATRLASLASEARTMVFYESPHRLVKTLKALSEVFGAERQASVSRELSKMHEENVRGTLQELAAYFEKGTVKGEICIVVAGAGQKGNAGNESGD
- the nusA gene encoding transcription termination factor NusA, yielding MESINLVESFSEFKEFKNIDRSTMMLILEDVFKNMLMKKYGSADNFDIIVNIDKGDLEVWHNRVIVEDGEVEDPSAEIAYSEAIKIEPDFEIGEEVSEPVKMADFGRREILAIRQNLASKILELEKDSVYKKYQERVGDLVTAEVYQVWKKEILALDDEGIELILPKTEQIPSDFFRKGDSVRAVVSRVEIKNNNPLIILSRTSPVFLERLFEQEVPEVYDGLITIKKIVRVPGERAKVAVESYDDRIDPVGACVGMKGSRIHGIVRELRNENIDVINFTNNPNLYITRALSPAKINSITLDDKNKRAEVFLKPDQVSLAIGKGGFNIKLAGLLTGYEIDVYRDTDVETEDVDLMEFNDEIEQWVIDEFKNIGCDTAKSVLNLSVEDLVKRTDLEEETIQEVMRILKAEFE